The Amblyomma americanum isolate KBUSLIRL-KWMA chromosome 2, ASM5285725v1, whole genome shotgun sequence genome contains the following window.
ATTCGGTTAAACTTCTCTATCAGCCAGGTGATCTGCATCCAAAGCTGTCATTTTTGGAGACAGCTTTCCCTAAAAAGTTATTTGTGCTGCttgagtagagagagagagagaatttagCCTGAGAATGTAGcctgcatgccagcgatttttttttttttatgcaagagCAGGGCCTGTTGTGGCCACTGTAGTACACTGCTAGATCtctgctgtggaagatagcattgTGAATGATGAGGCTAGTTGGTGATCCATTGGCCACTTGAAGTGCTCAAAGGACAGAAAGAACACAATAGAGGCAGGTGTTGAGGCTTGCTGTGCTATCATTGAACAGTGTGTGTAGGTGCTAAAGACATTAAAAATAGGTGCATTTAAGCGCAGACGCAGAAAACTGAAAAGTATTGTTCACCCCTGAGCTAGAGTGGTTCATAATGGGTGCAGAAATAGAGCAGCAGTTGATAGTCATTTGCAATCTTTCGTGTTTCAGGTGCTTGGCTGCGGCAGTGCCCCCGCGCCTGCTCCTGTGCTGCGAGGGCCGAGTGGTGCCGTGGCTGCAGCCGCAGCATGGCCCTGCCTGCCCAGCCAAGGCGCTAAGGCTCGGCCCCAGTGCGCTCTGGAGGAGACAGCAGCGCAGGCACCGACACCACCACAGGGGCGCCGCCATGGGGCAGAAGGTCACCACCGGCCTCAAGGTGAGAACAACCCCTTCTGGTGCTGCTTCTCTGCCCACCAGGATGCGTCAGAGGTAGTTTGTCTAGGTGTCTTTCAACCCCGTGTTGCCTTTGCTTGTTAACTGTGGTTGGGCCTATGCTTACGATTACAAACGGGGACAGTGCATGTGCACGCACACAGCTCTTGTTGCGCTCGCAGCTAACATGCAGAGTATGCCAACTAGCTCTAGAAATAGACCTCTCCCGGCCTATGTCATCAGCGCACGTGTTTCTGGTCTGATGGGCAAAACGTGCGTCATACCGAGGAGGCTCTCACTGGGCGAAGAAAGGCTCTTGACTTGGGGAAAGAAAGTGGCGGGAGAGCGCTCGACACCAGCAAAACTGGTTCAGAAccgaaagtggacgattttgcccatcgggccagACCtttttgacgtcacactgtttacaccagggagAGGGCTATTGGAAAACCGGGAGGAATTTTATGAAGGGGGTGCACAATGCGGTGAGAGATCCTCAACTGAGTAACTGTTGATATAGGTATAGCTTCAGCTATGTGCAAGTGCCATTTGCTTGCGATAAGGGTTGCAGGAAAGGATGTCAAGCCTCCCCACTTCAACCACTTTCCCAGTGCTGAAAACTGGGCGATTAAGCTGGATCATGCGTAATTTTTTAAGGGGCACTACTCGCAGTTAATTTGTACACAGCCTATGGCTTTTTTTCTCTGGTCATGTAGTGCATGATTGTTcattacatgatttccatgtGGGAAAGAGGTGAAACCTTGCATATCTATAGGTGCAAAGTCGAACGTTGCTACATCTCCTGGTGTGAGGCATTATGAGCAGTTCTAGCTAAGGTTGTGCCAAGTTTCCTCATGTACACACATATGCTGAAGTGAGTCTGGAAAATGATAAAATGAAATTGATATCTAGCTGGTAAGTGTTCTTGCAGGGTAATTCAAGAATGTCCTTGCTAGGCTCATTGGAGCATGACCTTGAAGATGCTTATTCCCCTTGTGTACAATGTATTGACCAGCAAATGAAGCAGATGACCAGGAAGCCTTTCTTACAGAGGGTACGTCGCAGAACTGAAAATGCTTGGTTTTCCATTTAGGAGTGCAGGTACCTGTAGTTGGAGGGGACGTTCTCACAAAAATGAGTTGCCATGAACTTGTGTGTTGGTGCTAAATTGTGCATAAGAGCAGGGCAtggcctttcttcctttcttccttccttgttGCTTGAGGAACAACACTCCTCATGTGCCTGTACCACCCAGACTGGCAGGGGTTGCTGATGTGTGCCCCTAGCACACTCTGGTCACAGCAACATGCTTATTAGTGTGGTGCTGCTTGCTAATTGGGCAGAGAAGATTGCCAGCTTATGTGAGGACGTCGCAAGCATTTTCACAGAGGAtgtttgcttgtgtgtgtgtcttgcttttttgttgctttggGAACTACTGTTGGTGCGTGGTGAGCTTTTCTCTTCATCGAGTTCTTCGTTGCACAGGTGGTTCAGCCAATGGAGGAAGAGAGCGTGGTGGGTGCCCCGTCAGTTCCCCACCCAAATCGTCCTGGCTGGATCCACGAAGTGCGGGAGCCTCAGCGGCCGTTGCGTCTTGAGCTGCTTCTAGATATGCCGCCGGCTGGATCGGAGCTACAGTGCCGGCATGCCTGGAACCCCGAGGACCGGTCGCTGAATATTTTTGTCAAGGAGGATGACCGGCTCACTTTCCACCGGCACCCTGTTGCCCAGAGCACGGACTGCATCCGTGGCAAGGTGTGTAGTTCTCTTTGGCAGGGAGCATGCACATTTGACacctgagaaactctctgctTGCTCATTGCATTGATTGGTGAATAGGTAGCATGCATGAAGGTGGCTGCTGTTGTGTAACTTCTGATGTCCATTTGTTCTTTTTGTTTACACTTGTAGCCAAAGCATTAATGAAGAGGAGGAATTGGGTAAAGGCTCTAGAACAATTACAGTGGAACAAGACTTCAGGCTATCAAAAGTAGTGGTTGGCTCGAACACCTTTGCATCCATAGTTGTAACAATGCAGGAGGTGTCCTGCTTGAACTAGGTTAAAAAACAGAAGCATCTAAACACAGACTGGTTACTGTGGTAATTTTGAAGCATAGGCAGAGCTTGATTAAGGCATTACAGTGTTATGGGGCAGAGTGAGCCTGGCACCAAGCATAATTTTAAGTCACATACCACTGGCACATTTCTCATAGTCTGCTGCGTGACCTCACCACTGCTTGGGCTTGAGGAAAGTATGCagtatgcataaataaataaaatagcatTGCTTTTTTTGTGTAAGGTCACTGTTTTTGCCAAGAAAGTTGGTGGCCACTGTGGTACTTCTGTGTTGCTTGCATTAACAAAGCCTGTCACTTGGCTGTTGGTTCATTTTCGTTGACTTGTTCAAGAATTTTTGATTTAAGCTTAAGCAAGTTGTACCTGAAGGTAAGAGGAGCAACGCACTTTTCACGCCGCTTTATTTCAGTTATTGTGGTAGGAAACTGATTTATGAACTACATGTACAGGAAGGTATGTGGCAGTAGGCTTGATGGTTCTTTTCCTCTGCTAGCTTACTTGATCATTGAATCTAGCAGCAAGAAAGAGAGATGTGCTTATTTGACTGAGTGAACCTAATTGTGGTGTTTACTGCTTCCTTTTTTTGCAGATCATTGAGATCAGTCATTGCTAAAGTGTGGTTTGTTTCTAAAAATCTTAAAAGGAACTTGTTGGTTTGAGTTCTGTTGCTGTAACAGTTCTGTTTGGTCATATGCAAGAGTGCAGTTGTGTTGTGTTTACGTTGTGTCTGTGGGAGTTGGCCACAAACCAGCCCAGTCAAAAGCAGAAGTTTAGCTGAATATATTTGGGGTAAAAGGTTGAGTTTCGTAACATAATTGGCGCGAGTGGCTGGGCCATAGGCAGTAGGAAGAGAAACAACTATGCTGTTGTGCATGTCCAATACACGTTGCACCTGTGTTCGGTAAAGTGCAGTGCTGTAGCCCCTAGCATCCTGGGAATGCAATGTTTGGTAGCTTAAAGGGGTCACTAAGGACAGATTGAAATTGTCCTGTATCAGCAGATTACCACATTATACAGTAAGCCTCATTATAGCGAACAAGTAAAAAACCTTAAAATAGTTCTCTGTAGCCGAAATTCataacataaaatttcttcagaaaCGTGCGCAACACAGACGCAATTTAGTCATTGAAGGGACAGCAATTCTGGCGATCCTTACTAGAGAAACGGAGAGACGTTTTCCCAGGTTTTGATGACGTTTCGAAGGCGCTCGCGGCTATTCCGAAGGCGGCAAAAAACCGTGAGCCAGTTAGGTTGGCTTTCCCACACAGCACCGCAAGCGCAGGTTAAGCGCCGGCTACGGTGGCTCCGTGTCGCGTGAAAAGTGGCATGTCAAAACGAAAGCTATTGCCGTTTTTACCACCTCTGCGACAGCCGACATGAGCGCAGGATTGCTACTGCAAGCTTACAACCACCTGCGCTGTTGCTTCCATGGTGCTGTTGACGGATGCCAGAGGCGTGAACGCGTGCTGACTGCCAGACTGCAAGCCTACATACACGCTGTTGTTGGCGAGTGAGAGATAAAAAGTGCAAACCTTGGCTCAAACGCTTGCCGAATCACCATGAGTCACTTGTGCAGTGCTGCGAACCCTGCCGCCTGCCATCGGAACGGGCACAGTTTGGCGCtggggagttcgatatatccgctTCATGGCCAGCCGCGTTCAGTATATTATGTATAAATTGCATTCgtttgtcaaaaatatttatgaagagttcgatataggcaataattcgtaatatccatgtttgttatatcgaggtttgaccGTAATAACAAAGaaactactttcactgaaaatgaaCCCACTATACGcaagaagaggcaaaaaaaaaaaatgcaagtatTGCTGCACTGGCCATTACTTCAAGTAATACCTTCAAGTAAACTATGGTGACGTTAATAgggattttattttttaaagctgATCTCTGAAACTAGACCACACTGCTGTTCACCGTGGAGTCCTTTCTGTTATAGACATCACTagtttgaattgagtggcatTTTTAAATCAAGTTTTTTTCCAGTACTTTTTTTTTGTGGGCAAACAGACATCAGTATAGCCAAAAATGGCCAAATGGTCATAGCCAAGTATAGCCAAACGATCAAAACGTAGCCAAACAAACCTAGCCAAACAATCagtttttactaagaacaaaaatttaATGTGGTTGTTCTTGGCGCCACTTCAGCAGGCTCTTGGCTTGGCTGATCATTCACCATCTGTGTTTTTAAAATCCTCCCAGGTGGGCTACACACGAGGGCTGCATGTGTGGGAAGTCCGCTGGAGCACACGGCAGCGGGGCACGCATGCGGTGGTGGGTGTGGCCACCCGCGATGCCCCCCTACACTCGGTTGGCTACCAGTCCCTGGTGGGCAGCAACCGTGAGTCCTGGGGGTGGGACCTGGGCCGCAACAAGCTCTACCATGACGTCAAGAACAATCCTGCTGTCACCTATCCCGGTGACTGGTGAGTACACCCGTCTtcctttttgctgctgctggtacgCTGTTGCCACTGTTGTAAAGGAAAGGGGTTATAAAAAGTCGAGAAGGGCTGTTTGATGAAAAGTTGTCACGTTATCCAAGGTGTCTAGTGACTTGGAAAACCTAAAGTTGTCAGGGAAATTTTGCACACCTTGAGATGTCTGGGAGAAGGACAAATTGAAATTAACATGATAGTTTGTAGTGATTTGCGACAGTACAGCAAGTTTCCAGCATGCAGTTCGTGAACATCTGCATTACATCTTTTTGCTTTTGACACATACATTATTAAAGAAAAaagtaagggcaacaacattt
Protein-coding sequences here:
- the gus gene encoding splA/ryanodine receptor domain and SOCS box containing gustavus, whose amino-acid sequence is MMPPCAGRPPPPLALVSPLGPWLLQAGLGYVPPLPHFRREPQHFRCLAAAVPPRLLLCCEGRVVPWLQPQHGPACPAKALRLGPSALWRRQQRRHRHHHRGAAMGQKVTTGLKVVQPMEEESVVGAPSVPHPNRPGWIHEVREPQRPLRLELLLDMPPAGSELQCRHAWNPEDRSLNIFVKEDDRLTFHRHPVAQSTDCIRGKVGYTRGLHVWEVRWSTRQRGTHAVVGVATRDAPLHSVGYQSLVGSNRESWGWDLGRNKLYHDVKNNPAVTYPGDCRPTDELFLVPDAFLVVLDMDEGTLSFVVEGRYLGVAFRGLRGKKLYPVVSAVWGHCEITMKYIGGLDPEPLPLKDICRRVIRQRVGKARLSRVHELNLPTALKAYLLYQDRTS